One Eptesicus fuscus isolate TK198812 chromosome 13, DD_ASM_mEF_20220401, whole genome shotgun sequence genomic window, atccaGTGTGGCTAGAGAgcagtccagttcctgagtaggggcagctggggattgagaaaatgaaagaaagagacaaacacagacagaaggaaaaagctgggtgTAGACACTTTGTTAAGTGTCTACAAGCCTGAATGGTCTGTGTTGTGTGTGCTTTGCATGAATTTGCAGAGGATTCAAATTCCTGAGACATTTCATTACAATGTAAGACAGCTGATATTTTGAGTTATGGGTTTTAGCCAGGCTATACTATACAACTAATGGCAGTTAGCCAATCACAGGTCCATGCATATGGATATCACAGGAGATTGAAATCCTCCAAAAGAATAGCagaacacactcacacacacacacatacacacacacacactcacacacacacaaagcaataacaaaaaacatacaaacaaaaaaccacataGGGTAGATGAATTTCCAGAAGCTTTCTTTCTGATCACAGCTTATATCCCAATAACATTTTACATAGCCTCTTACGAATCTCCTTAGTCTTAATGGAATAAATAATTGGGTTGAGCATTGGAGGCACAAAGAGATAAACCAGGGACATGAACTTGTGCACATGCTCAGAGGAATGCTTCCCAAATCGGTGAATCATGGACACACTAACCATGGGCACATAAAAGATAAGCACAGCACAGATGTGTGACACACAAGTGTTGAGTGTCTTAAGTCTTTCCTCCTGGGAGGCAATGGCCAACACAGAGTGCAGTATGAGAACATAGGAGAGAACGATGAGCAGTGAATCCACACCAAAGGCAGAGATGACAATGAACAGGCCATACATGCTATTGATGGTGGTATCTCCACAAGGCAAGCGGATAAGGTCTGGGTGCAAGCAGTAGGAATGGGTCAGCATGTTGGCCTCACAAAACGGCAGCCTCCTCAGAAGAAAAGGCAGTGGGAAGACCATGCAGAAACTGCGGATGATGATGGATACGCCTATGTGAACCACACGGAGATCAGTGAGCACAGATGAATAACGCAAGGGGTTACAGATGGCCACATACCTATCAAAACTCATAGCCAGCAGGATCCCAGACTCTGTCCAGGAAAAAAAGTGGATGAAGAACATCTGGGTTAGGCAGGCATCAAAGGCAATCTCAGGGGCATGGAAGCACAAGACAGCCAGTACAGTGGGCAATGTAGAAAAGGACACACCCAAGTCATTGACAGAtaacagagacaggaagtagTACATTGGCTGGTGCAAGCTCTGCTCCTCCTTTATGATGAAGAGAATTAGAATGTTGCCCAGGACAGAGATAGCATAAAGCAGCAAGATGCAGGCAGTTAACCAATGCTCCAGGCCCTCCATCTCTGGGAAGGCTGTTAGTGTGAAGCTGGTAATGCTTGAGATGTTACTCCCAAAACTTTTCATGAGGTCCATGAGAAGCTTTTAAGGAAATACAACCAGAGTGAAGTGAGGTCAGAAAGTGGAGGATGTAAACACCAAGAGAGGTCACTGTCCTCAAGATGGAAGGGACAATGAcatttatatttgactagaggcccagtgcatgaaaattcatgcactcaggggcgggggtccctcagcctgacctgcgccctttcacagtccaggatcccacTGGTAGTGCGGGGAGttggcctaagccacagtcggacatcattagtgctgctgtgga contains:
- the LOC103303447 gene encoding olfactory receptor 51I2-like, translating into MKSFGSNISSITSFTLTAFPEMEGLEHWLTACILLLYAISVLGNILILFIIKEEQSLHQPMYYFLSLLSVNDLGVSFSTLPTVLAVLCFHAPEIAFDACLTQMFFIHFFSWTESGILLAMSFDRYVAICNPLRYSSVLTDLRVVHIGVSIIIRSFCMVFPLPFLLRRLPFCEANMLTHSYCLHPDLIRLPCGDTTINSMYGLFIVISAFGVDSLLIVLSYVLILHSVLAIASQEERLKTLNTCVSHICAVLIFYVPMVSVSMIHRFGKHSSEHVHKFMSLVYLFVPPMLNPIIYSIKTKEIRKRLCKMLLGYKL